One window of the Paraburkholderia sp. PGU19 genome contains the following:
- a CDS encoding GNAT family N-acetyltransferase, which produces MHTITFEVVRDIDSFCAMQPEWDDLWSRAGGEYFQSYAYCHGSLIAEAAGRRQLHCITARREGRLVALWPLVTSWRNCWKYASPLTPPNRSPSDILVAPDCDVRQVAMGAWRVARKSTQADVFEFWRINSSSPLQRCLMRDAVAHRATEERTPYAALRGQHDWEAYCRSRPGRSKTRPDYLKRRLAAHGEFNVEMLDSNDPRIPSLVEWSALRKREWAQHNGIDSPWIYSQSSSRFWNGLLTNAAYQPGVFHLFVLTLQGKPLAANVVAIGATRAYLLTTTYDLKHANLSPGTVLVDDCVKWAFDRGLDFDFGPGEQQYKSSWSGGNSYVTSSCLVLPTWWGRAGYLAKHGIWHMRAMFAQITGKHTPAQGPASAPSA; this is translated from the coding sequence ATGCACACCATAACGTTCGAAGTCGTTCGCGATATCGACAGCTTTTGTGCCATGCAGCCCGAGTGGGACGATTTGTGGTCTCGTGCCGGAGGCGAGTACTTTCAGTCGTACGCGTACTGCCATGGCAGTCTCATAGCGGAGGCCGCAGGTCGACGTCAACTCCACTGCATCACTGCAAGGCGCGAAGGTCGGCTCGTCGCGCTCTGGCCGCTCGTCACGTCGTGGAGAAACTGCTGGAAATACGCCAGTCCGCTTACGCCGCCCAACAGATCGCCAAGCGACATCCTGGTCGCGCCCGATTGCGACGTCCGTCAGGTAGCGATGGGTGCATGGCGAGTAGCCCGCAAATCGACGCAGGCCGACGTTTTCGAGTTCTGGCGCATCAACTCGAGTTCGCCACTGCAACGCTGCCTGATGCGCGATGCCGTGGCGCACCGTGCGACCGAGGAACGCACGCCCTATGCCGCATTGAGAGGCCAGCATGATTGGGAAGCGTATTGCCGCTCGCGACCGGGCCGCTCGAAAACCCGCCCGGACTATCTGAAACGGCGGCTGGCCGCGCATGGCGAATTCAATGTCGAGATGCTCGACTCGAATGATCCGCGCATTCCGTCGCTAGTCGAGTGGTCTGCTTTGCGAAAGCGCGAATGGGCACAGCACAATGGCATCGATAGCCCGTGGATCTATTCCCAATCAAGTAGCAGGTTCTGGAACGGTCTTCTAACGAACGCTGCTTATCAGCCCGGCGTGTTTCACCTGTTTGTACTGACACTCCAGGGAAAACCGCTTGCCGCGAACGTCGTTGCGATAGGCGCCACGCGCGCGTATCTATTGACGACGACATACGACCTGAAGCATGCGAACCTGTCACCGGGAACCGTGCTCGTCGATGATTGTGTCAAATGGGCATTTGACCGAGGGCTGGATTTCGACTTTGGGCCGGGCGAGCAGCAGTACAAGTCGTCGTGGAGTGGCGGCAACTCATACGTGACATCGTCATGCCTCGTCCTTCCAACCTGGTGGGGACGCGCTGGTTATCTCGCGAAGCATGGTATCTGGCATATGCGAGCCATGTTCGCACAGATCACCGGCAAGCATACGCCGGCGCAAGGCCCCGCGAGTGCACCGTCGGCATGA
- a CDS encoding PQQ-binding-like beta-propeller repeat protein, giving the protein MDDANCDFSPRRSKLSAAIVLAGLAIAPGAQAQTPTDWPTFGWDAQRTGYNPFEKVLTTSNVPGLRAHWATDLGGPILTQPTVAAGVNVGGVSTDVVYAATLQGSIFALNAHTGAIIWRRDFVPVQTSCDDFSASGGKVGFIDTPTIDRAHNRLFIVSGRGALHSFDLSNGADSMTPVQVPDAANFLNTFVYGSPTLVGTSLYIATASACDSGRPYRGQVVRVSATDGSILQRWFPTAANVDGGGIWGAGGVSALADGTYVFVLTGNGFSTPENAGYAEHVVKLTTNLVVAQSDSPPTLQAQDRDFGATATLFQPIGCPPMLAAYQKTGYLYIYNRAAISSGPMQTLILSQPSGDTIGQPAYDHNQLYIVAPQDSPTNFNRRGLLALSVSNTCSLSIKWQQPVGSTASFYNPAISPVVANDVVYYADGIASQVYAMDTKSGQILWSTDNIPSSDRVTGSILTSPTVVNGQLFVAGYGDHKLHAFGL; this is encoded by the coding sequence ATGGACGACGCCAATTGCGATTTCAGTCCCAGGAGAAGCAAACTGTCAGCCGCTATCGTGCTCGCCGGCCTGGCCATCGCGCCAGGCGCTCAGGCACAGACTCCGACCGACTGGCCCACGTTCGGCTGGGACGCCCAGCGCACCGGGTACAATCCCTTCGAGAAGGTACTGACCACATCGAATGTTCCAGGCTTGCGAGCACACTGGGCGACCGACCTTGGCGGCCCGATCCTCACGCAGCCGACGGTGGCCGCCGGCGTGAATGTCGGAGGCGTGTCGACGGATGTCGTCTACGCCGCAACGCTTCAGGGGAGCATATTCGCGCTCAACGCCCACACGGGCGCGATCATCTGGCGTCGGGACTTCGTGCCCGTGCAAACCAGCTGCGACGATTTCTCAGCATCCGGCGGCAAGGTGGGCTTCATCGACACGCCAACCATCGACCGCGCGCACAACCGGCTGTTTATCGTGAGCGGCAGGGGTGCGCTGCACTCCTTTGACCTGTCGAACGGTGCCGATAGTATGACGCCCGTGCAGGTACCTGACGCGGCGAACTTCCTGAATACGTTCGTCTACGGCAGCCCGACGCTCGTTGGCACGTCGCTGTATATCGCGACGGCCAGCGCCTGCGATAGTGGCCGGCCGTACCGTGGACAGGTCGTGCGCGTGTCGGCCACCGACGGGTCAATTCTGCAGCGCTGGTTCCCGACTGCCGCAAACGTGGATGGAGGCGGCATCTGGGGGGCGGGTGGCGTATCGGCCCTGGCTGATGGGACCTATGTGTTCGTATTGACGGGCAACGGATTCTCTACCCCGGAAAACGCCGGATATGCGGAACACGTTGTCAAGCTCACCACGAACCTCGTAGTAGCCCAGTCCGACTCGCCGCCTACGTTGCAAGCTCAGGACCGGGATTTCGGTGCGACCGCGACGCTTTTCCAGCCGATTGGCTGCCCACCGATGCTCGCGGCCTACCAGAAGACCGGTTATCTGTACATCTACAACCGGGCCGCAATCTCCTCCGGTCCCATGCAAACGCTGATCCTGTCCCAGCCTTCGGGTGACACGATTGGACAGCCAGCATATGACCACAATCAGCTTTATATTGTGGCGCCGCAGGATTCGCCCACCAACTTCAATCGCCGTGGGCTCCTTGCGCTATCCGTCAGTAACACCTGTTCCCTCAGCATCAAATGGCAGCAGCCGGTCGGCTCGACGGCGTCCTTCTATAACCCGGCCATTTCGCCCGTCGTCGCAAACGACGTGGTGTACTACGCCGATGGCATAGCAAGTCAGGTTTACGCGATGGACACAAAAAGCGGACAGATACTTTGGAGTACGGATAACATTCCCTCTTCTGACAGGGTTACCGGCTCTATCCTCACGTCGCCGACGGTTGTGAATGGGCAGCTATTTGTTGCGGGCTATGGCGATCACAAGCTTCACGCGTTTGGCCTATAG